In Bacteroides coprosuis DSM 18011, the following are encoded in one genomic region:
- a CDS encoding putative transmembrane conjugate transposon protein (KEGG: bfs:BF1242 putative transmembrane conjugate transposon protein~SPTR: Conserved hypothetical transmembrane protein found on conjugate transposon;~IMG reference gene:2504107831), whose translation MAEYSINKGINHPVEFKGLKSQYLYIFAGGLLAIFVVFAIMYIMGIDQWICIGFAIITASLLIYITFRMNEKYGTHGLMKLFARLNHPKYIINRKAVTHLFTDKRERINYEK comes from the coding sequence ATGGCAGAATATTCAATCAACAAAGGCATAAATCACCCAGTAGAATTTAAGGGTCTCAAAAGTCAGTACCTCTATATTTTTGCAGGTGGACTATTAGCCATCTTTGTAGTTTTTGCAATCATGTACATAATGGGAATAGACCAATGGATATGTATTGGATTTGCTATAATAACTGCCTCTTTGCTTATCTACATTACATTCAGGATGAATGAAAAATATGGCACACATGGATTAATGAAGCTATTTGCTCGCCTGAATCATCCCAAGTATATCATCAACCGAAAAGCAGTAACCCACTTATTCACTGATAAGAGAGAAAGGATCAATTATGAGAAATAA
- a CDS encoding putative transmembrane conjugate transposon protein (KEGG: bfs:BF1243 putative transmembrane conjugate transposon protein~SPTR: Putative uncharacterized protein;~IMG reference gene:2504107830), producing MKRKIHLLAAVFFTALSTFAQGNGIGGITDATNMVTSYFDPGTQLIYAIGAVVGLIGGIKVYNKFSSGDPDTGKTAASWFGACIFLIVAATILRSFFL from the coding sequence ATGAAAAGGAAAATTCATCTATTAGCAGCTGTTTTCTTTACAGCACTCTCCACATTTGCTCAAGGAAATGGTATTGGTGGCATCACTGATGCTACCAATATGGTAACTTCTTATTTTGACCCTGGCACCCAATTAATTTATGCTATTGGAGCAGTAGTCGGGCTGATTGGAGGTATCAAAGTTTATAACAAATTCAGTTCAGGCGATCCCGATACTGGTAAAACAGCTGCAAGTTGGTTTGGAGCTTGTATCTTTTTGATTGTTGCTGCCACTATTTTACGCTCATTCTTCCTGTAA
- a CDS encoding protein of unknown function DUF87 (COGs: COG0433 ATPase~InterPro IPR002789~KEGG: fjo:Fjoh_3687 hypothetical protein~PFAM: Domain of unknown function DUF87~SPTR: Putative uncharacterized protein;~IMG reference gene:2504107826~PFAM: Domain of unknown function DUF87) yields MDSNNFKIINVSSTAISIEILDPSKFNDQFNLGSYIKIPYKSNDEKFVIGIIENYRIKDHDSGTEDTEPNDPSFILEVKLTGTLDIKEGGSVFERGGHGIPLPPNNGISLLTNDELESIFTTRIKENERFSFSKLTTTNLSIPINGNKFFNKHFAIVGSTGSGKSHTVAKVLQEAISAKNGKYDGLNNSHIVIFDIHGEYEQAFPNAQILNASNLSLPYWMLNGDELEQMFLDTGDRNNYNQSSVLRKIITDNKQKYNPDISKVHFDSPIKFDIREVFNCLCNFQNETINAKAPERVMIREEAGGYTGVNSITDTDGLLLTPDERMEKYFSEIFDFIPNRGSNVNKGVYADGTLDKFVERLENKIKNSRLDFLFGESSRDISFEETVRQFISYSIEKESNITIINLGGIPFEVLSITVSLISRILFDFGFYFSKTIPDGQKCKTPLLLLYEEAHIYVPKSDLLKYRSSKLAIERIAKEGRKYGVTLGIVSQRPSEISETIFSQCNNFIAMRLTNPEDQNYVKRLLPDTLGNLTETLPTLQAGEALLIGESIVLPSLVTIDRCSPFPKSSDIEYYEIWKEKWENVDFENILSEWKK; encoded by the coding sequence ATGGATTCAAATAACTTCAAAATAATAAATGTTTCTTCAACTGCAATAAGTATTGAAATACTTGACCCAAGTAAATTCAACGACCAGTTTAATCTAGGTAGTTACATTAAAATTCCATACAAAAGTAATGATGAAAAATTCGTAATAGGAATAATTGAAAATTATAGAATCAAAGACCACGATAGCGGTACCGAAGACACAGAACCTAATGACCCTTCCTTTATTTTAGAGGTTAAGCTTACAGGAACTCTGGATATTAAAGAAGGCGGTTCAGTTTTTGAGAGAGGAGGGCATGGAATTCCTCTGCCTCCAAACAATGGTATTTCCTTATTGACCAATGATGAATTAGAAAGTATCTTTACAACTAGGATAAAGGAGAATGAAAGATTTTCATTCTCAAAATTGACAACTACAAATCTTAGTATTCCAATTAATGGCAATAAGTTTTTTAATAAGCACTTTGCAATTGTTGGTTCTACAGGGTCAGGTAAATCTCACACAGTTGCAAAAGTGCTTCAAGAAGCTATTTCGGCAAAAAATGGAAAGTATGATGGCTTAAACAATTCTCATATTGTGATATTTGATATTCATGGTGAGTACGAGCAAGCGTTTCCAAATGCTCAAATTCTAAATGCGTCTAATTTGTCTTTGCCATATTGGATGTTGAATGGTGATGAATTGGAACAGATGTTCTTAGATACAGGAGACCGAAATAACTATAACCAATCATCAGTACTGAGAAAAATAATTACAGATAATAAACAAAAGTATAATCCCGATATTTCTAAGGTGCATTTTGACTCTCCAATTAAGTTTGACATAAGAGAAGTTTTCAATTGTCTTTGTAATTTTCAAAATGAAACAATAAATGCAAAAGCACCTGAAAGAGTCATGATTCGAGAAGAAGCGGGAGGTTACACAGGAGTAAATTCAATAACGGATACTGATGGATTACTTTTAACTCCAGACGAAAGGATGGAAAAGTATTTTTCAGAAATATTTGACTTTATTCCCAACAGAGGTTCTAACGTAAATAAGGGGGTATATGCTGATGGAACCTTAGATAAGTTTGTTGAACGCCTTGAAAATAAAATAAAGAATTCAAGACTTGATTTTTTATTTGGAGAAAGCTCAAGAGATATTTCTTTTGAGGAGACTGTTAGGCAGTTTATTAGCTACTCAATAGAAAAAGAATCTAATATTACTATCATAAATCTTGGTGGAATACCTTTTGAGGTTCTCAGTATAACCGTTTCATTAATTTCAAGAATTTTATTTGACTTTGGATTCTATTTTAGTAAAACGATACCAGATGGACAGAAATGTAAAACTCCTCTTCTACTATTGTATGAAGAGGCTCATATCTATGTGCCTAAAAGTGATCTTTTGAAATACCGTTCTTCAAAATTGGCAATCGAAAGAATTGCCAAAGAAGGAAGAAAGTACGGCGTTACTTTAGGCATAGTAAGCCAACGTCCTTCCGAAATTTCAGAAACTATTTTTTCTCAATGTAATAACTTTATAGCAATGCGGCTAACTAACCCAGAAGATCAAAACTATGTAAAAAGACTTCTTCCTGACACATTGGGAAATTTAACAGAAACATTACCTACACTACAAGCTGGTGAAGCTTTGCTTATTGGAGAATCAATTGTATTACCATCATTGGTTACAATAGACAGATGTTCTCCTTTCCCAAAATCTTCTGATATTGAATATTATGAAATTTGGAAAGAGAAATGGGAGAATGTTGATTTTGAAAACATTTTAAGTGAATGGAAAAAATAA
- a CDS encoding hypothetical protein (KEGG: sun:SUN_1609 hypothetical protein~SPTR: Putative uncharacterized protein;~IMG reference gene:2504107828) produces the protein MNIKPLIVKTYLESLTEERELNRIFPLLLTSLNMEVLSKPTENKGFQEFGKDIVAVGKDIFVDKEDPSYGKKKRFYFELKGGGDRDVSKNSFYKDYGIQQSLTEAKLVPFKTDYPNFDSLPKKIVLVHNGVLKGNIRDVYNGFILNKFPKSGEFEYDRWDIEKLTDLFSDNLFGAYILTDENTTKLFNKVLINLNTSNNILIEFVELLNLLFEKEKWEGYKSKLYRKWVLLFETLKLISFIIYTEAKGYNNFDIAKKYLTHLIIRYWYWILKNKLETDTKVMEYFTQTLKFYFSVLAEYFIRTLPIASIPNGLSSEHSGRYEQVGYTKRTFEYLQYLCFFLNHIRYYDTRFTKESTKPLINVISANTVSMRPLVDINSVPIIDILKLYISVGDNTNAVSYLKGVIAYLKYGKEKLNRLPDAQNNYESIIRYTVTGEKPIYYSDSTSPLLAVIMEYVAILNLEEEYYDLRDFIVENKIDIGVFTPHHGVNSRSKKYIENVDDDLEEQLFSNDRFNDGYQHDISLTKDFKDKLSFEDFKKDLEKRKDEFQYEYRTDEAGFPFLKDLAHIYFQTPYFPDKWRSDIK, from the coding sequence ATGAATATCAAACCATTAATAGTAAAAACATATTTAGAATCACTGACAGAAGAACGTGAGTTAAATAGAATTTTTCCGTTGTTATTAACCTCATTAAACATGGAGGTTCTTTCTAAACCTACAGAAAATAAAGGATTCCAAGAATTCGGAAAAGATATAGTTGCCGTAGGAAAAGATATCTTTGTTGATAAAGAAGATCCTAGCTATGGTAAAAAGAAACGCTTTTATTTTGAGCTTAAGGGGGGTGGCGATAGAGACGTATCAAAAAACTCCTTTTATAAAGATTATGGGATTCAACAATCACTTACAGAGGCCAAACTTGTTCCATTTAAAACTGATTACCCCAATTTTGATTCTTTGCCAAAAAAGATAGTTTTAGTTCATAATGGAGTTTTAAAAGGAAATATTCGAGATGTTTATAATGGCTTTATATTAAATAAATTTCCAAAATCTGGTGAGTTTGAATATGATAGATGGGATATAGAAAAACTTACTGATCTTTTTTCAGACAATTTGTTTGGAGCATATATCTTGACTGACGAGAATACAACAAAGTTATTCAATAAAGTTTTAATAAACCTAAACACTTCAAATAACATACTCATAGAGTTTGTTGAATTACTTAATCTCTTGTTTGAAAAAGAAAAATGGGAAGGTTATAAATCAAAACTATATAGAAAATGGGTTTTGCTATTTGAAACATTAAAGCTTATTTCATTCATTATATATACTGAGGCTAAAGGGTATAATAATTTTGATATTGCTAAAAAATACTTAACTCATCTTATTATTAGATATTGGTACTGGATCTTGAAAAATAAACTAGAAACTGACACTAAAGTCATGGAGTATTTCACTCAAACTCTAAAGTTTTATTTTTCAGTTTTGGCAGAATACTTCATAAGAACATTGCCTATTGCATCTATTCCTAATGGTCTTTCATCAGAACATTCAGGAAGGTATGAACAGGTTGGTTATACTAAAAGAACATTCGAGTACTTACAATATTTGTGTTTCTTTCTTAATCATATACGTTATTATGATACTAGATTTACAAAAGAATCAACTAAGCCTTTAATTAATGTTATCAGTGCAAACACTGTTTCAATGCGTCCTCTTGTAGATATTAATTCAGTTCCGATAATTGATATATTGAAATTGTATATAAGTGTGGGAGATAATACTAATGCTGTAAGCTATTTGAAAGGGGTAATAGCTTATTTGAAATACGGGAAAGAGAAGTTGAACAGATTACCTGATGCTCAAAATAACTATGAAAGTATAATTAGATATACTGTAACCGGAGAAAAGCCTATTTACTATTCAGATTCAACAAGCCCATTGTTAGCTGTTATTATGGAATATGTAGCAATACTAAATTTGGAAGAAGAATATTATGACCTTCGGGATTTTATAGTAGAAAACAAAATTGATATAGGAGTATTTACACCACATCATGGCGTTAATTCAAGATCTAAAAAATATATTGAGAATGTTGATGATGATTTAGAAGAGCAGCTATTTTCAAATGATCGATTTAATGATGGATATCAGCATGATATTTCTTTAACTAAAGATTTTAAGGATAAATTGAGTTTTGAGGACTTTAAAAAAGATTTGGAAAAACGAAAGGATGAATTCCAATATGAGTATAGAACTGATGAAGCTGGATTTCCATTTCTCAAAGACCTTGCTCACATATATTTTCAGACACCTTACTTCCCTGACAAGTGGAGGAGTGATATCAAATAA
- a CDS encoding ATP-binding region ATPase domain protein (COGs: COG0326 Molecular chaperone HSP90 family~InterPro IPR003594~KEGG: rpa:RPA0369 aminoacyl-tRNA synthetase, class I:ATP-binding region, ATPase-like~PFAM: ATPase-like, ATP-binding domain~SPTR: Aminoacyl-tRNA synthetase, class I:ATP-binding region, ATPase-like;~IMG reference gene:2504107824~PFAM: Histidine kinase-, DNA gyrase B-, and HSP90-like ATPase), translating into MEEYKSTSIWKNTLGKEDDENHSEKIEELRSAFITFRKNASVLISRISSILPDLTQHEISHLDSLWDTASLIVGEDYLINPLEAFILGGAILIHDSALCFEAYENGQDGIRATHQWKDAFAELQLNSKKEDIDKLKNQADFTALRELHAIQAEVLLEKSWRDPDNGQELYLLENQTLRKHLGKLIGQIASSHHWDIEQLATKLSIQQNSLPSFPREWRIDPVKIACILRCADAAHLDNLRAPDFLYALIKRNGISLNHWQAQNRISRVDIDQTDPNKETLLFNSSIDFKEEDSASWFVAYDAICLVEKEIRSCNSLLSQRSQNLTFKVKKVKGIESPEKLSEYIKVDNWKPCSAKVHVGNIERLIDNLGGELLYGSGSDLLGVTIRELIQNSRDAIFARSFVEKHFTGKITIRVEKIHSDTFLTVEDNGVGMSERVLTGPLLDFGTSFWTSSLIKSEFPGLRSSGFKSIGKFGIGFYSIFMIADSVFVESRNWKDGLSEILQLKFKEGFTLRPILKKGLIEGFPSSVSTRIKLKLKTSVLSDDLMIEIITNRMGSKNFNVPFSSYLSALTAGLDVEVLFVGKDGMESKIHTPLDSPEFDKTKWLNTISFSDYRIPNHTKAYIDNNIERLKPIIVDNMQLGLAAISTTLNNEQDFLSVSTVGGLAHSVHGRDSEYFVGYIDFNPKSAKREVDDFAGNETHIQDWARDQLKDLLNFSLNPIEKYSAASSLCHFKVDPSELAMILVSINKQQIFYTFDQLADLSLKSSIAFLESGFGGHIETHHSILDLPNYALIRPLNNSSFLSLKFSEGNKPEENKSILDCLYRKIVSKGYDVSIDTIHNIGVNSFNQSINAIVVSSKIK; encoded by the coding sequence ATGGAAGAATATAAATCTACAAGTATTTGGAAAAACACTTTAGGGAAAGAAGATGACGAAAATCATTCTGAAAAAATCGAAGAACTTCGAAGTGCATTTATCACTTTTAGAAAAAATGCTTCTGTTCTCATTTCAAGAATTTCTTCAATTCTGCCAGACTTGACTCAGCATGAGATTTCCCATTTAGATTCTCTCTGGGATACAGCTTCTTTAATCGTAGGCGAAGATTACCTGATAAATCCTTTAGAAGCTTTCATACTTGGAGGTGCAATATTAATTCATGATTCAGCGCTTTGTTTTGAAGCATACGAAAATGGACAAGATGGAATAAGAGCAACCCATCAATGGAAAGATGCTTTTGCAGAATTACAATTAAACTCCAAAAAGGAAGATATCGATAAACTAAAGAATCAGGCGGACTTCACGGCTCTTAGGGAGCTTCATGCAATTCAAGCAGAAGTATTACTTGAAAAATCATGGAGGGACCCCGATAATGGACAAGAACTATACCTCCTCGAAAATCAAACATTAAGAAAGCATTTAGGGAAATTGATTGGTCAAATTGCTTCAAGCCACCATTGGGATATTGAGCAACTCGCAACCAAACTTTCTATTCAACAAAATTCACTTCCTAGCTTTCCAAGAGAATGGAGAATAGACCCTGTCAAGATTGCTTGCATACTCAGATGTGCAGATGCCGCACATCTTGATAATCTTAGAGCTCCTGACTTTCTTTACGCTCTAATAAAAAGAAATGGGATTTCCTTAAACCATTGGCAGGCGCAAAATAGAATTTCTAGAGTAGATATTGATCAAACAGACCCAAATAAAGAAACACTACTTTTCAACTCAAGTATAGATTTTAAAGAAGAAGATTCTGCTTCTTGGTTTGTAGCATATGATGCAATATGTCTTGTTGAAAAAGAAATACGTTCATGTAACTCCTTACTTTCCCAAAGAAGTCAGAATCTTACATTTAAAGTGAAAAAGGTAAAAGGAATAGAATCACCGGAAAAGTTATCAGAATACATTAAAGTCGATAATTGGAAACCTTGTTCAGCAAAAGTACATGTAGGGAACATTGAAAGGTTAATAGACAATTTGGGTGGAGAATTGCTGTATGGTTCTGGTTCAGATTTATTAGGAGTAACAATTAGAGAACTAATTCAAAACTCCAGAGATGCGATTTTTGCCAGATCTTTTGTAGAAAAACACTTTACAGGTAAGATCACTATTAGGGTTGAAAAGATTCATTCTGACACATTCCTTACAGTCGAAGATAATGGAGTAGGAATGTCAGAAAGAGTACTTACTGGACCTCTTTTAGATTTTGGAACTAGCTTTTGGACTTCTAGTTTAATCAAGAGCGAGTTCCCTGGATTACGCTCTTCTGGATTCAAATCCATTGGTAAATTCGGCATTGGTTTCTATTCTATTTTTATGATAGCTGACTCTGTCTTTGTAGAATCGAGAAACTGGAAAGATGGATTATCTGAAATTCTTCAACTAAAATTTAAAGAAGGTTTTACTCTTAGGCCAATACTAAAAAAGGGGTTAATTGAAGGATTTCCTTCATCAGTTTCAACTAGAATTAAATTAAAGCTTAAAACATCAGTTCTTTCTGATGATTTGATGATTGAAATAATAACTAATCGTATGGGATCAAAGAATTTCAATGTCCCATTCTCATCTTATTTATCAGCACTTACCGCTGGGCTAGATGTTGAAGTTCTTTTTGTTGGAAAAGACGGAATGGAATCAAAAATTCACACTCCTCTAGACAGTCCAGAATTTGACAAAACAAAGTGGTTAAATACCATTAGTTTTTCAGATTACAGAATACCGAATCATACTAAAGCCTATATAGACAATAACATTGAACGTCTGAAACCAATAATTGTAGATAATATGCAATTGGGTTTAGCGGCCATCAGTACTACTTTGAACAATGAACAGGATTTTTTAAGTGTTTCAACTGTTGGAGGTTTAGCTCATTCGGTTCATGGAAGAGATAGTGAGTATTTTGTTGGTTATATTGATTTTAATCCAAAATCAGCTAAAAGAGAAGTTGATGACTTTGCAGGTAATGAGACTCATATTCAGGATTGGGCAAGAGACCAATTGAAAGATTTATTGAATTTTAGTTTAAACCCGATTGAAAAATATAGTGCTGCTTCTTCATTGTGTCACTTTAAAGTAGACCCTTCAGAACTAGCAATGATTTTAGTCTCAATAAATAAACAACAGATTTTTTACACATTTGACCAACTGGCAGACTTATCATTAAAATCGAGTATAGCATTTCTTGAATCTGGGTTTGGTGGACATATAGAAACTCATCATAGTATTCTTGATTTACCAAACTATGCTTTAATTAGACCATTAAACAATAGTTCTTTTTTAAGCTTAAAGTTTAGTGAAGGAAATAAACCTGAAGAGAACAAAAGTATTCTTGACTGTCTTTATCGAAAAATTGTATCCAAGGGCTATGATGTCAGCATAGATACGATCCATAATATTGGTGTGAACTCTTTTAATCAAAGTATTAACGCAATTGTTGTTTCTTCTAAAATTAAATAG
- a CDS encoding hypothetical protein (KEGG: fjo:Fjoh_3688 hypothetical protein~SPTR: Putative uncharacterized protein;~IMG reference gene:2504107825): MDGGYYAIKGFEYQVDKSILEVLSCNDINQEIAIEQIQDLNTESFVMQIKYKEATKLIPSVIRKPIVQLIEEFKADPTKDYILYCYFSDLNGYSSNVDSAYLDKILGIESSNYSAQDKTQFLLKFKLIFSETFHNQFQSTLVKFQEFDFCNSKDEALFFYSIVTDFIRKKVTNNPPSQTQDRKVTKKEISEYLANGRKIVFTSAFKEYQGEQAYFRLLKERFNKPIKNQQTFIILGDIKETTSTSISSMVYQIIENHYYRANHDIKPLNFVIPDIKIGEVKKYLIREESIYNDGFEMIEFNEKLFYALPVINRKMSGKKASSSLSRSSFYSRIISKSSFEKLTEIDGNPMWILLESEKHFLIQNINYQIINGLNTDQTLKLF; encoded by the coding sequence ATGGATGGAGGATATTATGCAATAAAAGGATTTGAATACCAGGTTGACAAGTCAATCCTTGAAGTTTTATCTTGCAATGATATAAATCAAGAAATTGCCATTGAGCAAATTCAAGATCTTAATACGGAAAGCTTTGTGATGCAAATAAAATACAAAGAAGCAACAAAACTTATTCCATCTGTTATAAGGAAGCCTATTGTCCAACTTATCGAAGAGTTTAAAGCTGACCCAACTAAAGATTATATTTTGTATTGTTATTTCTCTGACTTAAACGGTTATTCAAGCAATGTCGATTCTGCTTATTTAGACAAGATTCTAGGTATAGAAAGCTCAAATTATTCAGCACAAGACAAAACTCAATTTTTATTAAAATTCAAGTTGATTTTTTCTGAGACTTTTCATAATCAATTTCAAAGTACACTAGTTAAGTTTCAGGAATTTGACTTTTGTAACTCTAAAGACGAAGCACTATTCTTTTATTCTATTGTTACGGACTTTATAAGAAAGAAAGTTACCAACAACCCACCGAGCCAGACCCAAGATCGAAAAGTTACTAAAAAAGAAATCTCAGAGTATTTAGCAAATGGAAGAAAAATTGTCTTTACATCTGCATTTAAAGAATATCAGGGAGAACAAGCCTATTTTAGACTTTTGAAGGAACGTTTTAATAAACCAATTAAAAATCAACAAACTTTTATTATTCTTGGCGATATAAAGGAAACCACAAGTACATCTATCTCGTCTATGGTCTACCAAATTATAGAGAATCACTACTATAGAGCAAATCACGACATTAAACCACTAAATTTCGTAATTCCCGATATTAAAATTGGAGAAGTAAAAAAATATCTTATTAGAGAAGAGAGCATATACAATGATGGTTTTGAAATGATAGAATTTAATGAAAAACTGTTTTATGCTTTACCTGTAATAAACAGGAAAATGTCTGGCAAGAAAGCTTCTAGTAGCCTTTCAAGAAGCTCATTTTATTCACGAATTATATCAAAATCAAGCTTCGAGAAATTAACCGAAATTGATGGTAACCCGATGTGGATATTACTTGAATCAGAAAAACACTTTTTAATTCAGAATATTAATTATCAAATAATTAATGGTTTAAATACCGATCAAACTTTAAAACTTTTCTAA
- a CDS encoding hypothetical protein (KEGG: pfh:PFHG_01119 conserved hypothetical protein~SPTR: Putative uncharacterized protein;~IMG reference gene:2504107827), with protein sequence MKDLTPLNKDLVKLFDFLFKNNVRYFNKSEFKNLDELFLDEVIRENKDNSELLDINTNPLFFDSLLMYIELEMKKGIPKNISDSFRFIDDFDERKRENNEANVINAFDDILNTLKVHLLQQFEKSVDENPKEFLLSLDNRELRQKHLYKFERIFFEFLPYSNYSIEEIVDICIEVWNKEEARTSLIGFLRDLGTINIEKAKELYTILNKGDSPLRIISYLLIGNYNAGDFQALDFALNLRSIDLTESLFVLARINYMSEDDISEVFNVIEPLNFTCKDIADEQAYLLLHLIKNTKTPNEILQKCYTLLANFITNGTLEIVDSIFHTITYQLDNYESEKYNLLHKYLSKTQNFNIIKTFFFNFKDPQYLFDLIKYSFSAIPTFRFPVEIFRDGISHAWRESKEKTESLILDLFNQHPAFSILAVKIILSASYGSYEIDLLKLDKKESQINAIRSFCRSPINFDKLVLLLLPLRNSRFKDVVLFLQESLSSLVFHSYHETIYESILNVMSESITDKEFIKPIKEALDNYNKLRQLKESIKDIDPIENESDLMQLYYRLEREEQAKMMSKINKGGEGSLMHLFKNTIIVRGNSWKIGDREVSPLGKIESKMLVDGSSYLNPDLYESNLEYI encoded by the coding sequence ATGAAAGATCTGACACCATTAAATAAAGACCTTGTAAAACTATTTGACTTCTTATTCAAGAATAATGTTCGATACTTTAATAAATCAGAATTTAAAAATCTTGATGAGTTGTTTTTGGATGAAGTAATTAGAGAAAATAAAGATAACTCTGAATTATTAGATATAAATACTAATCCTCTCTTTTTTGATTCCTTATTGATGTATATAGAATTAGAGATGAAAAAAGGAATTCCAAAAAACATATCTGATTCCTTTAGGTTTATTGATGATTTTGATGAAAGAAAAAGAGAAAATAATGAGGCAAATGTAATAAACGCTTTTGACGATATCTTAAATACTCTAAAAGTACATCTATTGCAGCAATTTGAAAAAAGTGTAGATGAAAATCCAAAAGAGTTTTTACTCTCATTAGACAATAGGGAGTTAAGACAGAAACATCTATATAAATTTGAAAGAATTTTTTTCGAGTTTTTACCTTATTCAAATTATTCTATAGAGGAAATAGTTGATATTTGCATTGAGGTTTGGAATAAAGAAGAAGCAAGAACTTCTTTAATTGGATTTTTGAGGGATCTTGGGACTATAAACATTGAAAAAGCCAAAGAGTTATATACGATTCTTAATAAAGGAGATAGCCCTTTAAGGATCATTTCATACCTGTTAATTGGAAATTATAATGCTGGAGATTTTCAGGCTTTAGATTTTGCCTTAAATTTAAGGAGTATAGACTTAACTGAGTCTCTATTTGTTTTAGCTAGGATTAACTATATGAGTGAGGATGATATCAGTGAAGTTTTTAATGTTATTGAACCACTAAATTTTACTTGTAAAGATATTGCTGATGAACAAGCATACTTATTACTGCATTTGATAAAAAACACCAAAACGCCTAATGAAATATTACAGAAATGCTATACATTGTTAGCGAATTTTATTACAAATGGAACGCTTGAAATTGTTGATTCTATATTTCATACTATTACATATCAATTAGATAATTATGAATCAGAAAAATATAATTTACTGCATAAGTATCTTTCTAAAACACAAAATTTTAATATAATCAAAACCTTCTTTTTTAATTTCAAAGACCCACAATATCTATTTGATTTAATAAAATATTCTTTCTCGGCAATTCCTACTTTTCGTTTCCCAGTAGAAATATTTAGAGATGGAATAAGTCATGCTTGGCGTGAAAGTAAAGAAAAGACTGAAAGTTTAATTCTTGATTTATTCAATCAACATCCTGCATTTAGTATCTTAGCAGTTAAAATTATTTTATCAGCTTCCTATGGTAGTTACGAAATTGACTTATTAAAGCTTGATAAAAAAGAATCTCAAATAAATGCAATAAGAAGCTTCTGTAGATCCCCTATTAACTTTGATAAGCTTGTGTTACTTTTATTGCCTTTACGAAACTCTAGATTCAAAGACGTTGTACTATTTTTGCAAGAAAGTTTGTCATCACTAGTATTTCATAGTTATCATGAAACTATTTATGAGTCAATTTTGAATGTAATGAGTGAATCTATAACTGACAAAGAGTTTATTAAGCCAATAAAAGAGGCACTTGATAATTATAATAAGTTAAGACAATTAAAAGAATCAATAAAAGACATTGACCCAATCGAAAATGAAAGCGATTTAATGCAGTTGTATTATCGACTTGAAAGAGAAGAGCAAGCAAAAATGATGAGTAAAATAAATAAAGGAGGAGAAGGTTCACTCATGCATTTATTTAAGAACACTATAATAGTAAGAGGAAATTCCTGGAAGATTGGAGATAGAGAAGTCTCACCATTGGGTAAAATAGAATCAAAAATGTTAGTTGATGGTAGTAGTTATCTTAATCCAGACTTATATGAATCAAACTTAGAGTATATATAG